In one window of Lampris incognitus isolate fLamInc1 chromosome 3, fLamInc1.hap2, whole genome shotgun sequence DNA:
- the LOC130109621 gene encoding prostaglandin E2 receptor EP4 subtype-like — MDVLFGAEDTNASTHPAANKSHVADEKGAIALPVFMFSGGAIGNIIAIVVLSVSRQERKSSAFYTLVCGLAVTDLLGTCLASPVAIANYLDQHVLKDRHLCEFLSFVLLFFGSTGLSIICSMSAERYLAICCPYTYQRWGVDRRFAQRFLFTIYITNIIFCCLPVMGMAKSELQQSRTWCFVDWRTHDPVPAAYSLSYASISVVLILVTVVFNCAVCVALLIMRQRTVQRPAARASVRERWRALSSAAESQMIAVLVTTSVVVLACSAPLVVRVFANQIMSKYDYKADLAAIRIASVNPILDPWIYILLRRSLLRRILTLPKRVGKRNSPPLAQISLFYPAIR; from the exons ATGGATGTACTCTTTGGGGCGGAAGACACGAATGCATCTACGCACCCTGCTGCAAACAAGTCACACGTTGCGGATGAGAAGGGGGCGATTGCATTGCCCGTTTTCATGTTTTCTGGCGGGGCAATTGGAAATATCATCGCAATAGTCGTTCTCTCAGTATCAAGGCAAGAGCGAAAATCGTCCGCTTTTTACACGTTGGTGTGCGGGCTGGCTGTTACCGATCTACTCGGAACTTGCCTTGCCAGTCCAGTCGCTATAGCCAATTACCTTGACCAGCATGTGCTGAAAGACAGACACCTGTGCGAGTTTCTATCCTTTGTGCTGCTCTTCTTCGGGTCGACGGGACTGAGCATCATATGCTCCATGTCTGCCGAGCGATATTTGGCCATCTGCTGCCCGTACACTTATCAGAGATGGGGGGTCGACCGACGTTTTGCGCAGAGGTTTCTGTTTACTATTTATATCACCAATATCATTTTCTGCTGCCTCCCCGTGATGGGGATGGCCAAGAGTGAACTGCAGCAATCCCGCACCTGGTGTTTCGTGGACTGGAGGACGCACGACCCCGTTCCCGCCGCGTATTCTCTCTCGTACGCCAGCATCAGCGTGGTGCTGATCCTGGTCACCGTCGTGTTCAACTGTGCCGTCTGCGTAGCGCTGCTGATCATGCGTCAGAGAACCGTCCAGCGGCCAGCGGCGAGAGCTAGCGTCAGGGAGCGCTGGAGGGCGCTGTCCTCCGCCGCGGAGAGCCAGATGATCGCCGTACTCGTCACGACGTCCGTGGTGGTGTTGGCGTGCTCGGCTCCGCTAGTG GTGCGTGTATTTGCCAATCAGATAATGTCTAAATATGATTACAAAGCTGATCTGGCGGCCATCCGGATAGCCTCTGTTAACCCCATCCTCGACCCGTGGATATATATCCTCCTGCGGAGATCACTGCTTCGGCGAATATTGACTTTACCCAAAAGAGTAGGGAAAAGAAACTCACCTCCCTTGGCTCAGATCAGTCTGTTTTATCCTGCCATCAGGTGA